A region of Esox lucius isolate fEsoLuc1 chromosome 3, fEsoLuc1.pri, whole genome shotgun sequence DNA encodes the following proteins:
- the mau2 gene encoding MAU2 chromatid cohesion factor homolog isoform X3 → MATSGEAPESWYLALLGFAEHFRTSSPPKIRLCVHCLQAVFQFKPPQRVEARTHLQLGSVLYHHTKNTELARSHLEKAWFISQQIPQFEDVKFEAASLLSELYCQQNLVDSAKPLLRKAIQISQQTPYWHCRLLFQLAQLHTLEKDLVSACDLLGVGAEYARVVGSEYTRALFLLSKGMLLLMERKLGEVHPLLTLCGTIVENWQGNPIQKESLRVFFLVLQVTHYLDAGQVKSVKPCLKQLQQCIQTISTLHDDEILPSNPADLFHWLPKEHMCVLVYLVTVMHSMQAGYLEKAQKYTDKALMQLEKLKMLDSSPILSTFQVILLEHIIMCRLVTGHKATALQEISQVCQLCAQSPRLFTNHASQLHTLLGLYCISVNCMDNAEAQFTAALRLTTHQELWAFIVTNLASVYIREGNRHQELYSLLERINPDHNFPVSSHCLRAAAFYIRGLLSFFQGRYNEAKRFLRETLKMSNAEDLNRLTACSLVLLGHIFYVLGNHRESSNMVVPAMQLASKIPDMSVQLWSSALLKDLNKACGNTIDAHEAAQMHQNFSQQLLQDHIAACSLPEHNLISWTDGPPPVGQFQAQNGPTTSLANLL, encoded by the exons ATGGCGACAAGCGGAGAGGCCCCGGAATCTTGGTACCTGGCTCTGCTCGGCTTTGCCGAACATTTTCGGACGTCTAGTCCCCCGAAGATCCGTCTCTGCGTCCACTGTCTACAGGCGGTGTTTCAGTTCAAGCCGCCACAGAGGGTCGAGGCCCGAACTCATCTCCAGTTGGGCTCAGTACTATACCACCACACCAAGAACACCGAACTCGCGCGGAGCCACTTGGAGAAAGCG TGGTTCATATCACAACAA ATCCCTCAGTTTGAAGATGTTAAATTTGAAGCTGCAAGTCTTCTGTCTGAACTTTACTGCCAACAG AATCTGGTTGACTCTGCAAAGCCCCTGCTGAGGAAAGCCATTCAGATCTCCCAGCAAACTCCTTACTGGCACTGCAGGTTACTCTTTCAACTGGCG CAACTGCACACACTGGAGAAGGATCTGGTGTCAGCCTGTGACCTTCTGGGGGTAGGGGCAGAGTATGCCCGGGTGGTAGGCTCTGAATACACCAG AGCTCTCTTTCTGTTGAGCAAAGGGATG tTGCTGCTGATGGAGAGGAAGCTGGGTGAGGTGCACCCTTTGCTGACACTGTGTGGCACCATCGTGGAGAACTGGCAGGGAAACCCCATCCAGAAGGAGTCCCTCCGAGTTTTCTTCCTGGTGCTGCAGGTCACACACTACCTGGATGCTGGACAG GTGAAGAGCGTGAAGCCCTGTCTGAAGCAGCTGCAGCAGTGCATCCAGACCATCTCCACACTCCACGACGACGAGATCCTGCCCAGTAATCCCGCCGACCTCTTCCACTGGCTGCCCAAGGAGCACATGTGTGTCCTCGTCTACCTG GTTACAGTCATGCACTCAATGCAAGCTGGCTACCTGGAGAAGGCCcagaaatacacagacaaagcACTCATGCAGCTGGAAAAGCTCAAAA TGCTGGACTCCAGCCCCATCTTGTCCACATTTCAAGTCATTCTACTTGAGCACATCATAATGTGTCGACTCGTTACCGGCCACAAAGCAACGGCCCTGCAAGAG ATCTCTCAGGTGTGTCAGCTGTGCGCACAGTCACCCAGGCTGTTCACCAACCATGCATCACAGCTGCACACCCTGCTA GGGCTGTACTGTATCTCCGTGAACTGCATGGACAACGCGGAGGCCCAGTTCACCGCCGCCCTGCGG CTGACCACGCACCAGGAGCTGTGGGCGTTCATCGTAACAAACCTGGCCAGCGTCTACATCAGGGAGGGCAACCGGCACCAGGAG cTTTATAGCCTGTTGGAGAGGATAAACCCAGATCACAACTTTCCTGTCag CTCTCATTGTCTGCGGGCAGCAGCCTTCTACATCCGTGGCCTCCTCTCGTTCTTCCAGGGACGCTACAACGAGGCTAA GCGCTTCCTGAGGGAGACTCTGAAGATGTCCAATGCTGAAGACCTGAATCGTCTGACCGCCTGCTCTCTGGTTCTACTGGGACATATCTTCTACGTGCTTGGGAACCACCGG GAGAGCAGCAACATGGTGGTTCCAGCCATGCAGCTGGCCAGCAAAATCCCAGACATGTCAGTCCAGCTCTGGTCCTCGGCTCTGCTCAAGG ATCTGAACAAGGCATGCGGAAACACAATAGACGCCCACGAGGCAGCTCAGATGCACCAGAACTTCTCCCAGCAACTCCTGCAGGACCACATTGCTGCATGCAGCCTCCCTGAGCACAACCTTATTAGT TGGACGGACGGACCCCCTCCGGTTGGCCAGTTTCAGGCCCAGAACGGACCCACTACCAGCCTGGCCAACCTGCTCTGA
- the mau2 gene encoding MAU2 chromatid cohesion factor homolog isoform X2 has product MATSGEAPESWYLALLGFAEHFRTSSPPKIRLCVHCLQAVFQFKPPQRVEARTHLQLGSVLYHHTKNTELARSHLEKAWFISQQIPQFEDVKFEAASLLSELYCQQNLVDSAKPLLRKAIQISQQTPYWHCRLLFQLAQLHTLEKDLVSACDLLGVGAEYARVVGSEYTRALFLLSKGMLLMERKLGEVHPLLTLCGTIVENWQGNPIQKESLRVFFLVLQVTHYLDAGQVKSVKPCLKQLQQCIQTISTLHDDEILPSNPADLFHWLPKEHMCVLVYLVTVMHSMQAGYLEKAQKYTDKALMQLEKLKMLDSSPILSTFQVILLEHIIMCRLVTGHKATALQEISQVCQLCAQSPRLFTNHASQLHTLLGLYCISVNCMDNAEAQFTAALRVSDLTTHQELWAFIVTNLASVYIREGNRHQELYSLLERINPDHNFPVSSHCLRAAAFYIRGLLSFFQGRYNEAKRFLRETLKMSNAEDLNRLTACSLVLLGHIFYVLGNHRESSNMVVPAMQLASKIPDMSVQLWSSALLKDLNKACGNTIDAHEAAQMHQNFSQQLLQDHIAACSLPEHNLISWTDGPPPVGQFQAQNGPTTSLANLL; this is encoded by the exons ATGGCGACAAGCGGAGAGGCCCCGGAATCTTGGTACCTGGCTCTGCTCGGCTTTGCCGAACATTTTCGGACGTCTAGTCCCCCGAAGATCCGTCTCTGCGTCCACTGTCTACAGGCGGTGTTTCAGTTCAAGCCGCCACAGAGGGTCGAGGCCCGAACTCATCTCCAGTTGGGCTCAGTACTATACCACCACACCAAGAACACCGAACTCGCGCGGAGCCACTTGGAGAAAGCG TGGTTCATATCACAACAA ATCCCTCAGTTTGAAGATGTTAAATTTGAAGCTGCAAGTCTTCTGTCTGAACTTTACTGCCAACAG AATCTGGTTGACTCTGCAAAGCCCCTGCTGAGGAAAGCCATTCAGATCTCCCAGCAAACTCCTTACTGGCACTGCAGGTTACTCTTTCAACTGGCG CAACTGCACACACTGGAGAAGGATCTGGTGTCAGCCTGTGACCTTCTGGGGGTAGGGGCAGAGTATGCCCGGGTGGTAGGCTCTGAATACACCAG AGCTCTCTTTCTGTTGAGCAAAGGGATG CTGCTGATGGAGAGGAAGCTGGGTGAGGTGCACCCTTTGCTGACACTGTGTGGCACCATCGTGGAGAACTGGCAGGGAAACCCCATCCAGAAGGAGTCCCTCCGAGTTTTCTTCCTGGTGCTGCAGGTCACACACTACCTGGATGCTGGACAG GTGAAGAGCGTGAAGCCCTGTCTGAAGCAGCTGCAGCAGTGCATCCAGACCATCTCCACACTCCACGACGACGAGATCCTGCCCAGTAATCCCGCCGACCTCTTCCACTGGCTGCCCAAGGAGCACATGTGTGTCCTCGTCTACCTG GTTACAGTCATGCACTCAATGCAAGCTGGCTACCTGGAGAAGGCCcagaaatacacagacaaagcACTCATGCAGCTGGAAAAGCTCAAAA TGCTGGACTCCAGCCCCATCTTGTCCACATTTCAAGTCATTCTACTTGAGCACATCATAATGTGTCGACTCGTTACCGGCCACAAAGCAACGGCCCTGCAAGAG ATCTCTCAGGTGTGTCAGCTGTGCGCACAGTCACCCAGGCTGTTCACCAACCATGCATCACAGCTGCACACCCTGCTA GGGCTGTACTGTATCTCCGTGAACTGCATGGACAACGCGGAGGCCCAGTTCACCGCCGCCCTGCGGGTGAGTGAC CTGACCACGCACCAGGAGCTGTGGGCGTTCATCGTAACAAACCTGGCCAGCGTCTACATCAGGGAGGGCAACCGGCACCAGGAG cTTTATAGCCTGTTGGAGAGGATAAACCCAGATCACAACTTTCCTGTCag CTCTCATTGTCTGCGGGCAGCAGCCTTCTACATCCGTGGCCTCCTCTCGTTCTTCCAGGGACGCTACAACGAGGCTAA GCGCTTCCTGAGGGAGACTCTGAAGATGTCCAATGCTGAAGACCTGAATCGTCTGACCGCCTGCTCTCTGGTTCTACTGGGACATATCTTCTACGTGCTTGGGAACCACCGG GAGAGCAGCAACATGGTGGTTCCAGCCATGCAGCTGGCCAGCAAAATCCCAGACATGTCAGTCCAGCTCTGGTCCTCGGCTCTGCTCAAGG ATCTGAACAAGGCATGCGGAAACACAATAGACGCCCACGAGGCAGCTCAGATGCACCAGAACTTCTCCCAGCAACTCCTGCAGGACCACATTGCTGCATGCAGCCTCCCTGAGCACAACCTTATTAGT TGGACGGACGGACCCCCTCCGGTTGGCCAGTTTCAGGCCCAGAACGGACCCACTACCAGCCTGGCCAACCTGCTCTGA
- the mau2 gene encoding MAU2 chromatid cohesion factor homolog isoform X1, translated as MATSGEAPESWYLALLGFAEHFRTSSPPKIRLCVHCLQAVFQFKPPQRVEARTHLQLGSVLYHHTKNTELARSHLEKAWFISQQIPQFEDVKFEAASLLSELYCQQNLVDSAKPLLRKAIQISQQTPYWHCRLLFQLAQLHTLEKDLVSACDLLGVGAEYARVVGSEYTRALFLLSKGMLLLMERKLGEVHPLLTLCGTIVENWQGNPIQKESLRVFFLVLQVTHYLDAGQVKSVKPCLKQLQQCIQTISTLHDDEILPSNPADLFHWLPKEHMCVLVYLVTVMHSMQAGYLEKAQKYTDKALMQLEKLKMLDSSPILSTFQVILLEHIIMCRLVTGHKATALQEISQVCQLCAQSPRLFTNHASQLHTLLGLYCISVNCMDNAEAQFTAALRVSDLTTHQELWAFIVTNLASVYIREGNRHQELYSLLERINPDHNFPVSSHCLRAAAFYIRGLLSFFQGRYNEAKRFLRETLKMSNAEDLNRLTACSLVLLGHIFYVLGNHRESSNMVVPAMQLASKIPDMSVQLWSSALLKDLNKACGNTIDAHEAAQMHQNFSQQLLQDHIAACSLPEHNLISWTDGPPPVGQFQAQNGPTTSLANLL; from the exons ATGGCGACAAGCGGAGAGGCCCCGGAATCTTGGTACCTGGCTCTGCTCGGCTTTGCCGAACATTTTCGGACGTCTAGTCCCCCGAAGATCCGTCTCTGCGTCCACTGTCTACAGGCGGTGTTTCAGTTCAAGCCGCCACAGAGGGTCGAGGCCCGAACTCATCTCCAGTTGGGCTCAGTACTATACCACCACACCAAGAACACCGAACTCGCGCGGAGCCACTTGGAGAAAGCG TGGTTCATATCACAACAA ATCCCTCAGTTTGAAGATGTTAAATTTGAAGCTGCAAGTCTTCTGTCTGAACTTTACTGCCAACAG AATCTGGTTGACTCTGCAAAGCCCCTGCTGAGGAAAGCCATTCAGATCTCCCAGCAAACTCCTTACTGGCACTGCAGGTTACTCTTTCAACTGGCG CAACTGCACACACTGGAGAAGGATCTGGTGTCAGCCTGTGACCTTCTGGGGGTAGGGGCAGAGTATGCCCGGGTGGTAGGCTCTGAATACACCAG AGCTCTCTTTCTGTTGAGCAAAGGGATG tTGCTGCTGATGGAGAGGAAGCTGGGTGAGGTGCACCCTTTGCTGACACTGTGTGGCACCATCGTGGAGAACTGGCAGGGAAACCCCATCCAGAAGGAGTCCCTCCGAGTTTTCTTCCTGGTGCTGCAGGTCACACACTACCTGGATGCTGGACAG GTGAAGAGCGTGAAGCCCTGTCTGAAGCAGCTGCAGCAGTGCATCCAGACCATCTCCACACTCCACGACGACGAGATCCTGCCCAGTAATCCCGCCGACCTCTTCCACTGGCTGCCCAAGGAGCACATGTGTGTCCTCGTCTACCTG GTTACAGTCATGCACTCAATGCAAGCTGGCTACCTGGAGAAGGCCcagaaatacacagacaaagcACTCATGCAGCTGGAAAAGCTCAAAA TGCTGGACTCCAGCCCCATCTTGTCCACATTTCAAGTCATTCTACTTGAGCACATCATAATGTGTCGACTCGTTACCGGCCACAAAGCAACGGCCCTGCAAGAG ATCTCTCAGGTGTGTCAGCTGTGCGCACAGTCACCCAGGCTGTTCACCAACCATGCATCACAGCTGCACACCCTGCTA GGGCTGTACTGTATCTCCGTGAACTGCATGGACAACGCGGAGGCCCAGTTCACCGCCGCCCTGCGGGTGAGTGAC CTGACCACGCACCAGGAGCTGTGGGCGTTCATCGTAACAAACCTGGCCAGCGTCTACATCAGGGAGGGCAACCGGCACCAGGAG cTTTATAGCCTGTTGGAGAGGATAAACCCAGATCACAACTTTCCTGTCag CTCTCATTGTCTGCGGGCAGCAGCCTTCTACATCCGTGGCCTCCTCTCGTTCTTCCAGGGACGCTACAACGAGGCTAA GCGCTTCCTGAGGGAGACTCTGAAGATGTCCAATGCTGAAGACCTGAATCGTCTGACCGCCTGCTCTCTGGTTCTACTGGGACATATCTTCTACGTGCTTGGGAACCACCGG GAGAGCAGCAACATGGTGGTTCCAGCCATGCAGCTGGCCAGCAAAATCCCAGACATGTCAGTCCAGCTCTGGTCCTCGGCTCTGCTCAAGG ATCTGAACAAGGCATGCGGAAACACAATAGACGCCCACGAGGCAGCTCAGATGCACCAGAACTTCTCCCAGCAACTCCTGCAGGACCACATTGCTGCATGCAGCCTCCCTGAGCACAACCTTATTAGT TGGACGGACGGACCCCCTCCGGTTGGCCAGTTTCAGGCCCAGAACGGACCCACTACCAGCCTGGCCAACCTGCTCTGA
- the armc6 gene encoding armadillo repeat-containing protein 6, translating to MACRRITQETFDAVVKENIEEFDMDSEEALREAVEQFVSQGVDLSCIVKAVPAAASDNQTEEHKVLQVLESLKASDSSIIADLKCFTEQCSLGFAQRHLAAQKGAYATIISCCRKTLLDQDDLLVSLSSLAALTDGQPDLLDSEGKDLLVSILDMYQTNPALTLLGIRAVRHCCLKHEQNRQDLVKAGILPLLTGAIQCHSGRSDVVKEACTALRYMTFDDDIRVPFGQAHEHAKMIVLEHNGLKVIIEAAKAHPENTPVLSVLCATLCSLAVRNEFCQDICELGGLKIMLTLLADSYESHELTRQVLSTLRAIAGNDDVKDAITNAGGVQLIVIAMNRHMGNAQVCEQGCAALSVLALRKPNNCQVIMEEGGALAALLAMKTHPNDLNVQKQSCMLLRNLVARMPHFTQPILEMGAESLITQALAAHPDCRDLAKAALRDLGCQVELRELWTGKKGSLTRE from the exons ATGGCCTGTCGCAGGATCACCCAGGAGACCTTCGATGCAGTGGTAAAGGAAAACATCGAGGAGTTTGACATGGACTCTGAGGAGGCCTTAAGGGAGGCGGTGGAGCAGTTTGTGTCCCAAG GGGTGGACCTCAGCTGTATAGTGAAAGCTGTTCCTGCGGCAGCCTCTGATAATCAAACGGAGGAGCATAAAGTTCTTCAG GTTCTGGAATCCCTTAAAGCGTCTGACAGTAGTATTATTGCAGATCTGAAATGCTTCACAGAGCAGTGTTCCCTTGGCTTCGCACAGAGGCACCTGGCAGCCCAGAAAGGTGCCTATGCTACAATCATATCTTGCTGTAGAAAGACTCTTTTGGACCAAGATGATctgctggtctctctctcctccctggctGCTCTGACAGATGGCCAGCCAGACCTCTTGGACTCGGAGGGTAAGGATCTCCTGGTGAGCATCCTTGACATGTACCAGACAAACCCTGCACTGACGTTACTAGGCATCCGTGCTGTCCGTCATTGCTGTTTAAAGCATGAGCAGAACAGGCAGGATTTGGTGAAGGCTGGAATACTGCCGTTGCTGACCGGTGCCATCCAGTGTCATTCTGGACGTTCTGATGTGGTCAAGGAGGCCTGTACTGCCCTGAGGTACATGACCTTTGATGATGACATCAGAGTTCCATTCGGTCAAGCTCACGAACATGCCAAGATGATTGTTTTGGAACACAATGGGTTGAAGGTCATAATCGAGGCTGCCAAAG CACACCCCGAGAACACCCCTGTGCTCAGTGTCCTGTGTGCTACTCTGTGCAGCCTGGCTGTGAGAAATGAGTTCTGTCAGGACATCTGTGAGCTGGGAGGATTAAAGATCATGTTGACCCTGCTGGCAGACAGTTATGAGTCCCAT GAACTGACCAGGCAGGTGCTGAGCACGCTGAGGGCCATAGCAGGAAATGATGATGTTAAAGATGCCATCACAAATGCGGGTGGAGTACAACTCATTGTCATCGCCATGAACAGACACATGGGCAATGCTCAG GTCTGTGAGCAGGGGTGTGCTGCTCTTTCTGTCCTTGCTCTGCGCAAACCCAACAACTGCCAGGTCAttatggaggagggaggggctcTGGCTGCTCTGCTGGCTATGAAGACTCACCCAAATGACCTCAATGTGCAA AAACAGTCTTGTATGCTGCTGAGGAACCTGGTGGCACGCATGCCTCACTTCACCCAACCCATCTTGGAGATGGGAGCAGAGTCCCTAATCACCCAGGCTCTGGCAGCCCACCCGGACTGCAGGGACCTGGCCAAAGCTGCTCTCAGGGACCTGGGCTGCCAGGTGGAGCTCCGAGAGTTGTGGACAGGCAAGAAGGGCAGCCTTACCAGAGAATGA